From the genome of Anoplopoma fimbria isolate UVic2021 breed Golden Eagle Sablefish chromosome 1, Afim_UVic_2022, whole genome shotgun sequence, one region includes:
- the ppp5c gene encoding serine/threonine-protein phosphatase 5, producing the protein MAHVSEYGSEEKMAEGSNDAELLKEKANQYFKDKDYENAIKYYSEALEVNPTNAIYYSNRSLAYLRTECYGYALADATKALEIDKNYIKGYYRRATSNMALGKFKAALKDYETVVKVRPNDKDARMKYQECNKIVKRKAFERAIASDEIKKSVVDSLDIESMTIEDDYDGPKLEDGKVTLKFMKEMVDWFKDQKKLHRKCAYQILVQVKDLLSKLPSLVEITLKETEKITICGDTHGQYYDLLNIFKLNGLPSETNPYLFNGDFVDRGSFSLEVILTLFGFKLLYPDNFHLLRGNHETDNMNQMYGFEGEVKAKYTAQMFQLFSEVFQWLPLAQCINSKVLVMHGGLFSEDGVTLEDLRKIERNRQPPDSGPMCDLLWSDPQPQAGRSVSKRGVSCQFGPDVTERFLEQNKLDLVVRSHEVKAEGYEVTHSGKCITVFSAPNYCDQMGNKGAYIHLRGSDLKPEFHQFTAVPHPNVKPMAYANTLMQMGMM; encoded by the exons ATGGCGCACGTATCGGAATACGGCAGCGAGGAAAAGATGGCGGAGGGAAGTAATGATGCAGAGCTGCTGAAGGAGAAGGCGAATCAGTATTTTAAAG ATAAAGACTATGAAAATGCAATCAAGTACTACTCGGAGGCCTTGGAGGTCAACCCTACCAATGCCATCTACTACAGCAACCGAAGCCTGGCATACCTGCGCACAGAGTGCTACGGGTACGCCCTGGCTGACGCCACAAAGGCCCTGGAGATAGACAAGAACTACATCAAGGGATACTACCGCCGCGCCACCTCCAACATGGCACTGGGCAAGTTCAAGGCAGCACTTAAGGATTACGAGACG GTAGTGAAGGTTCGACCAAATGACAAGGATGCGAGGATGAAGTATCAGGAATGTAACAAGATTGTGAAAAGGAAGGCTTTCGAGAGAGCCATTGCCAGCGATGAGATTAAGAAATCTGTTGTCGACTCTCTGGACATTGAAAGCATGA CGATTGAGGATGACTATGACGGCCCCAAGCTTGAGGACGGGAAGGTCACCTTGAAGTTCATGAAGGAGATGGTGGATTGGTTCAAAGACCAGAAGAAACTGCACAGAAAGTGTGCTTATCAG ATTTTGGTGCAAGTTAAGGACCTTCTATCGAAACTACCCAGTCTTGTTGAGATCACATTAAAAGAG acagaaaaaataaccaTTTGTGGTGACACACACGGACAGTACTACGATCTCCTCAACATCTTCAAGTTGAACGGCTTACCATCGGAGACCAACCCCTAT CTGTTCAATGGCGATTTTGTCGACCGCGGCTCTTTCTCTCTTGAGGTCATTCTTACCCTCTTTGGCTTCAAGCTGCTCTACCCCGACAACTTCCACTTGCTCAGGG GTAACCACGAGACAGACAACATGAACCAGATGTATGGATTTGAAGGGGAGGTCAAAGCCAAGTATACAGCCCAGATGTTCCAGCTGTTCAGCGAGGTCTTCCAGTGGCTGCCTCTTGCACAGTGTATCAACAGCAAAGTACTG GTCATGCACGGCGGACTGTTCAGTGAAGATGGTGTCACATTGGAGGACCTCAGGAAGATTGAAAGGAACAGACAGCCTCCAGACTCAG GTCCCATGTGTGACCTCCTCTGGTCGGATCCACAGCCTCAG GCTGGCCGGTCAGTCAGCAAGCGGGGAGTGAGTTGTCAGTTCGGGCCGGATGTGACTGAGCGCTTCCTGGAGCAGAATAAGCTGGATTTGGTTGTGCGTAGTCATGAGGTCAAAGCTGAGGGCTACGAGGTCACTCACTCAGGGAAGTGCATCACCGTGTTCTCAGCACCCAACTACTG TGATCAGATGGGAAACAAAGGAGCCTATATCCACCTCAGGGGATCAGACCTTAAGCCAGAATTCCACCAGTTCACTGCTGTG CCTCATCCGAATGTCAAACCCATGGCGTATGCCAACACGCTAATGCAGATGGGGATGATGTAG